In Aminobacterium sp. MB27-C1, a single genomic region encodes these proteins:
- the tmk gene encoding dTMP kinase — protein sequence MFITLEGIDGCGKSTQAALLKDKLQKEKHASVVWTREPGGWSHGDLVRTLLLDKDLHHELSELLLFVFDRCEHVSQVVAPALEKKQIVLCERYTDSTRAYQIWGRGLEERKVEDLFSWCHFPDPDLTLWIDTPLSLAMDRIKRSRGHLDRIESETQKFLSNVCSGYKELSARYPERIIRIDGAQPIEDVSLQIWKAVEVYFLGESKKEF from the coding sequence ATGTTCATAACTCTTGAAGGGATCGATGGATGTGGTAAAAGTACTCAAGCGGCCCTTTTAAAAGATAAACTGCAAAAAGAGAAACATGCTTCTGTAGTGTGGACCAGAGAACCTGGAGGCTGGAGCCATGGAGATCTTGTACGTACACTTCTTTTGGACAAGGATCTTCACCATGAGTTAAGTGAATTGCTGCTTTTTGTATTTGATCGCTGTGAACACGTTTCTCAAGTTGTCGCTCCTGCCCTTGAAAAGAAGCAGATTGTTCTCTGTGAACGATATACTGATTCAACACGTGCCTATCAAATATGGGGAAGAGGTTTAGAAGAAAGAAAGGTAGAAGATCTTTTTTCATGGTGTCACTTCCCAGATCCAGATTTGACCTTGTGGATCGATACCCCTTTATCTTTGGCAATGGATAGAATTAAAAGATCTAGAGGGCACTTGGATCGTATAGAGTCAGAAACGCAAAAATTTTTATCAAATGTTTGTTCTGGTTATAAGGAGCTATCAGCACGATATCCAGAACGTATAATTCGTATTGATGGGGCGCAACCGATAGAAGACGTTTCACTCCAGATTTGGAAGGCTGTGGAGGTGTACTTTCTCGGTGAAAGTAAAAAAGAGTTCTGA
- a CDS encoding DUF327 family protein, whose product MKVKKSSDRKLGTDFGTFSSSRHRVSQREDVNYPKFDDSLEAAEIHELLNRLDSLGDKLSRFPSETILRDYRNVVGELLKRATGRLRLKKDLRWRRYDKNIFVLMEKTEFALQELSVVFLREGERTRSLRLMEEIKGCLLSLLL is encoded by the coding sequence GTGAAAGTAAAAAAGAGTTCTGATAGAAAATTAGGTACTGATTTTGGAACCTTTTCTTCATCACGTCATCGAGTATCTCAAAGAGAAGACGTTAATTATCCTAAGTTCGACGATTCTTTGGAAGCGGCAGAAATACACGAGCTTCTGAACCGTCTCGATTCTCTTGGCGATAAATTATCACGTTTCCCTTCAGAAACCATATTGCGAGATTATCGCAATGTTGTTGGAGAACTTCTTAAAAGGGCGACTGGTCGTTTACGTTTAAAAAAAGATCTTCGTTGGAGACGGTATGATAAAAATATATTTGTACTTATGGAAAAAACAGAGTTTGCCCTTCAAGAATTATCTGTTGTTTTTTTAAGGGAAGGAGAACGAACACGTTCTCTCCGATTAATGGAGGAAATTAAGGGATGCCTGCTCTCCCTACTTTTATAA
- a CDS encoding DNA polymerase III subunit delta': MPALPTFITSSLMWLELKKALEKDSFPQSLSLMAPKQYQNDIVLAVARYILCENKNACGECLSCRSWHEELHPDLIQLGSLEKAPGIEECREGVMELSLSPVVSSRRLIVIYSAHALSLPAANSLLKIVEEPPERGAIIFMREAENFLPTLKSRCWNLSVVEEESVKQEKIPTSENEWKKWFERTSSMSAEEMDKQLLSWEAWAFEAKEFTLASHIDKLRLISESRKLSAGMMIDLILLALKEGFSFEYVFDNLW; this comes from the coding sequence ATGCCTGCTCTCCCTACTTTTATAACATCAAGCCTGATGTGGCTTGAACTGAAAAAAGCTTTAGAAAAAGATAGCTTTCCTCAAAGTTTATCTTTGATGGCGCCTAAACAGTACCAAAATGATATTGTTTTGGCAGTCGCTCGTTATATTTTGTGCGAAAATAAGAATGCATGCGGCGAATGTCTATCATGCCGATCTTGGCATGAAGAATTGCATCCTGATCTCATACAACTTGGCTCACTGGAGAAAGCGCCTGGTATAGAAGAATGTAGAGAGGGTGTAATGGAACTTTCCTTATCGCCAGTTGTGTCTTCTCGACGACTTATCGTTATTTACTCAGCGCATGCGCTCTCTCTTCCTGCAGCGAATAGTCTGTTGAAGATCGTTGAGGAGCCGCCAGAACGCGGAGCAATCATTTTTATGCGAGAGGCCGAAAACTTTTTGCCAACATTAAAAAGCCGATGCTGGAATCTTTCTGTTGTTGAGGAAGAAAGTGTAAAACAGGAAAAAATCCCAACTTCAGAAAATGAGTGGAAGAAATGGTTCGAACGGACATCTTCTATGTCTGCGGAGGAAATGGATAAGCAGCTTTTATCTTGGGAGGCCTGGGCTTTTGAAGCAAAAGAATTTACTTTGGCCTCGCATATTGATAAATTACGTCTTATAAGTGAAAGCCGAAAGTTATCGGCAGGAATGATGATTGATTTAATTTTATTAGCACTCAAGGAGGGTTTTTCTTTTGAGTATGTATTTGACAATCTTTGGTAA
- a CDS encoding regulatory iron-sulfur-containing complex subunit RicT: protein MYLTIFGKPRYLGLVNIDGETVHPEKGEIIVAETMRGLELVVAGGTISGEQEDRYRNTCCEDLSDGQPKGGEPMLQNISFIRIATPEDMLAAQTQRNEEESVLVKARELLTQHDLPMKLVDVEYLLDRKKLFFYFTSDQRVDFRAYVRDLAREFKTRIELRQIGVRDEAKTVRGLGPCGRECCCGYWLHKFDPICIKMVKEQNLALNPTKISGVCGRLMCCMAYEHKMYETLWKDLPNPGSKIKAPHGSFVIVGVDLAHEAFRARTPEGAEILVPVREFENFKETVLRGDTWDASICETPPLLLDEEEVDEVDEGGTEEYILEDETCVLASVVTDSESYEQSSDISENNEDKKEHIKKERNEASSRNKKRKKRKKRPPQQQSTENKPRVGDDRARPRRHYPRKKQRDDVHKTKEE, encoded by the coding sequence ATGTATTTGACAATCTTTGGTAAACCGCGATATCTGGGTTTGGTCAATATAGATGGAGAAACTGTACACCCTGAAAAAGGAGAAATCATTGTTGCAGAGACAATGAGAGGACTTGAACTCGTTGTCGCCGGAGGAACTATTTCTGGAGAGCAAGAGGATCGCTATAGAAATACATGCTGCGAAGATCTCTCAGATGGGCAACCTAAGGGTGGGGAACCCATGCTTCAGAATATCTCTTTTATTCGAATTGCAACACCTGAAGATATGTTAGCGGCCCAGACCCAGCGAAATGAAGAAGAATCCGTTCTTGTTAAAGCTAGAGAGTTACTTACGCAACATGACCTTCCCATGAAGTTGGTAGATGTAGAGTATTTGCTTGACCGTAAAAAACTTTTCTTTTACTTTACTTCAGATCAAAGAGTTGATTTTAGGGCGTATGTCAGAGATCTTGCTCGTGAATTTAAAACTCGCATTGAGTTGCGCCAGATTGGAGTGCGAGATGAAGCCAAGACCGTAAGAGGATTAGGCCCTTGTGGAAGAGAATGTTGCTGTGGATATTGGCTTCATAAATTTGATCCAATTTGCATAAAAATGGTGAAAGAACAAAATTTAGCATTGAATCCTACTAAAATTTCAGGTGTTTGCGGACGACTTATGTGCTGCATGGCTTACGAACATAAAATGTATGAAACTCTTTGGAAAGACCTTCCAAATCCCGGTTCAAAAATAAAGGCTCCACACGGTTCCTTTGTTATTGTAGGTGTTGACCTTGCCCATGAAGCTTTTCGAGCAAGAACTCCAGAGGGAGCAGAAATACTTGTTCCCGTAAGGGAGTTCGAAAACTTTAAAGAAACGGTACTAAGAGGCGACACATGGGATGCATCGATTTGTGAAACTCCCCCTCTTTTGTTAGATGAAGAGGAAGTTGACGAAGTTGATGAGGGAGGAACAGAAGAGTATATCCTTGAAGATGAAACATGTGTCCTTGCAAGTGTTGTCACTGATTCTGAGAGCTATGAGCAGTCTTCAGATATTTCAGAAAACAATGAAGATAAAAAGGAACACATTAAGAAAGAAAGAAATGAAGCAAGTTCGCGCAATAAAAAACGGAAAAAACGGAAAAAGAGACCGCCACAACAACAAAGCACGGAGAATAAACCACGTGTTGGTGACGATCGTGCACGACCTCGAAGGCATTATCCTCGAAAAAAACAGCGTGACGATGTTCATAAAACCAAAGAAGAATAA
- the ftsY gene encoding signal recognition particle-docking protein FtsY: MSLWNKLKDSLKEVKNRWSGGLVSLFSGSTIDEEFWESFEELLISGDVGIDLTEEITADLQKTVKREGLKTPDQLTEYFIANITERLEAIEGMGKEIEINSSPKIIVLVGVNGSGKTTTAAKLAEQFHRQGKKVVLGAADTFRAGAIEQLKVWGDRTGSRVVAQQQGSDSAAVAYDALQSAKASNADVVIIDTAGRLHSKHNLMEELIKVVRVLEREVGRDSIENLLVLDAVMGQNGFAQAETFNKALTLDGVVLSKYDNTAKGGVILAIAHKLGLPIRYIGLGEGVDDLRLFEPREFVQALLEKNGDEA; this comes from the coding sequence ATGTCTCTGTGGAATAAGTTAAAAGATAGCCTGAAAGAAGTAAAAAATCGTTGGAGTGGAGGATTGGTTTCTCTTTTTTCAGGATCGACAATAGACGAAGAGTTTTGGGAGAGTTTTGAAGAACTTCTCATTTCTGGTGATGTTGGCATCGACTTGACAGAAGAAATAACAGCTGATCTTCAGAAGACAGTGAAACGCGAAGGTTTAAAAACACCAGATCAGCTTACAGAATATTTCATTGCTAATATAACGGAACGCCTTGAAGCAATTGAGGGAATGGGCAAGGAGATAGAAATAAATTCTTCACCGAAGATTATCGTTCTTGTAGGTGTTAATGGTAGTGGTAAGACTACAACAGCAGCTAAACTTGCAGAACAATTTCATAGGCAAGGGAAAAAAGTTGTTTTGGGAGCAGCTGATACATTTAGGGCTGGAGCTATAGAACAGCTGAAAGTGTGGGGAGATAGAACTGGAAGTCGCGTTGTAGCACAACAACAGGGTAGTGACTCTGCCGCAGTTGCCTACGATGCCCTTCAATCTGCCAAGGCATCCAATGCCGATGTTGTAATCATTGATACAGCGGGCCGTCTTCATTCAAAACATAATCTCATGGAAGAACTCATTAAAGTTGTACGAGTTCTTGAAAGAGAAGTCGGTCGGGATTCTATTGAAAACCTTCTTGTTTTAGATGCAGTTATGGGACAAAATGGCTTTGCTCAGGCTGAGACTTTTAATAAAGCATTAACTTTAGATGGCGTTGTATTGTCAAAATATGATAATACAGCGAAGGGCGGAGTCATTCTTGCGATTGCTCATAAATTGGGACTTCCCATTCGATATATTGGTCTAGGAGAGGGTGTCGACGATTTACGGTTGTTTGAACCGCGAGAATTCGTACAGGCGCTATTGGAGAAAAATGGCGATGAAGCCTGA
- a CDS encoding DUF4416 family protein, with protein MTYPVKLITGVLYPDEYWRLWVIEKVSEMWGEPECISEPHLFDITNYYHDIAPTLYRQFISFKGLRDGGDLVRWKKESCHIEEGSYRVENGVNVRSVNIDPGYINGARLVLASTKDHAHRIYISDGIFAEVTMRYRFKKWVSFDYTFPDFASGRYDTFLSAVKNSWGKEMAERRQNS; from the coding sequence ATGACCTATCCGGTCAAATTGATAACGGGCGTTCTTTATCCTGATGAGTATTGGCGATTATGGGTAATAGAAAAGGTTTCAGAAATGTGGGGAGAACCTGAATGTATAAGTGAACCTCATCTATTTGACATAACCAATTATTATCATGACATTGCGCCCACTCTGTATAGGCAGTTTATTTCATTTAAAGGACTTCGTGATGGGGGTGACTTGGTTCGCTGGAAGAAAGAAAGTTGCCACATCGAAGAAGGAAGTTACAGGGTAGAGAACGGTGTAAATGTTCGCTCAGTAAATATTGATCCTGGATATATTAATGGAGCTCGCCTCGTCTTGGCTTCAACGAAAGATCATGCTCATCGTATTTATATATCTGATGGAATTTTTGCAGAAGTGACAATGAGGTACCGCTTTAAAAAGTGGGTATCATTCGATTATACTTTCCCTGATTTTGCCAGTGGTCGTTATGATACATTTTTATCAGCGGTCAAAAACTCATGGGGAAAAGAAATGGCTGAGAGGAGACAGAACTCATGA
- the purB gene encoding adenylosuccinate lyase codes for MIERYETPSMKKIWSDQNKYETWLKVELAVCKAWTEDGLISEEALKDIEAKADFDIERIYEIENQVHHDMIAFVSAVAEKVGPSGRFIHLGLTSSDVLDTASSLLLKESLDVVLTELDTLSSLILKQADAHKYTPCVGRTHGIHAEPMTFGLKLLNWYYELLRDRERIEEAKRQISYGKISGAVGTYAHCPTRIEKRVCSLLGLEPAAISTQILQRDRHAHVMNAIALLGAGIERMSVEIRHLQRTEVLEALEPFGKKQKGSSAMPHKRNPILCERLAGMARLLRGYASTAMENIALWHERDISHSSVERIIWPDAFHLITYMLQKMSKIVEGLDIQPENMLANLHKTKGLVFSQRVLLELVEKFGLSREDAYAVVQENAMKCWHGEGSFAELLWNDERVNKYLSKEELDSLFNLDYYFSAVDEIFLRFHQMS; via the coding sequence ATGATAGAGAGATACGAAACGCCTTCTATGAAAAAAATATGGTCAGACCAAAACAAGTATGAAACATGGCTCAAGGTCGAACTCGCCGTGTGTAAAGCTTGGACCGAAGATGGGCTTATTTCAGAAGAAGCTTTAAAGGATATTGAAGCCAAAGCTGACTTTGATATTGAAAGAATTTATGAGATAGAAAATCAAGTTCATCACGACATGATTGCTTTTGTTTCAGCTGTAGCTGAAAAGGTTGGTCCCAGCGGTCGTTTCATCCATTTGGGCTTAACAAGTAGTGATGTTCTTGATACCGCATCGTCGCTTCTTTTAAAAGAATCTTTAGACGTTGTCTTGACAGAACTAGACACACTTTCATCTCTTATATTAAAGCAAGCGGATGCCCATAAATATACACCTTGCGTAGGGCGTACTCATGGGATTCATGCTGAACCAATGACTTTTGGTCTGAAACTTTTAAATTGGTACTATGAACTTCTTAGAGATCGGGAGAGAATTGAAGAAGCAAAGAGACAAATAAGCTATGGCAAAATTTCTGGAGCTGTAGGTACCTACGCTCACTGTCCTACACGCATAGAGAAACGGGTTTGTTCGTTGCTTGGTCTTGAACCAGCTGCTATTTCCACTCAGATTCTTCAGAGAGATCGCCATGCTCATGTTATGAATGCCATTGCCCTTCTTGGTGCGGGAATAGAGAGAATGTCCGTTGAAATTCGTCATCTTCAGAGAACTGAGGTACTTGAAGCCCTTGAACCTTTTGGGAAGAAACAAAAAGGATCTTCAGCCATGCCTCACAAGAGAAACCCGATTCTTTGCGAACGTTTGGCAGGAATGGCTCGTTTGCTACGAGGATATGCTTCAACAGCTATGGAAAACATTGCTTTATGGCATGAACGAGATATTAGTCACTCTTCTGTAGAAAGAATTATTTGGCCAGACGCATTCCATCTTATTACATATATGCTTCAGAAAATGTCAAAGATCGTAGAAGGCTTGGACATTCAGCCTGAAAATATGTTGGCCAATCTACATAAAACTAAAGGACTAGTTTTTAGCCAGAGAGTTTTGCTTGAACTTGTAGAGAAATTTGGTTTGAGCCGAGAAGATGCTTACGCTGTCGTCCAGGAGAATGCTATGAAATGTTGGCATGGAGAAGGAAGCTTTGCCGAACTTCTTTGGAATGATGAGCGGGTAAATAAATATCTTTCTAAGGAAGAACTCGACAGCCTCTTTAATTTGGATTACTATTTTAGCGCTGTGGATGAAATCTTTTTAAGATTTCATCAGATGTCTTAG
- the glpX gene encoding class II fructose-bisphosphatase, with protein sequence MSVPERNLALELVRGTEAAAMAAGRWMGRGDKNAADGAAVTAMRYMLNTIAMDGVVVIGEGEKDEAPMLFNGERLGTGVSPEVDIAVDPIDGTRLTAMGLPGAISVVALSEKGTMYNPKNIFYMNKLATGPDAADVIDIEAPIEDNIKRVAEKKSKSVGDVTVVVLDRPRHDEVKTRIRQIGARIKMIPDGDVAGALLTCKEQGGADLLVGIGGSPEAVITACAIKCLGGNMQCKLWTRDEKEAEESRALGLDLDAVLTLDDLVKGDNVFFAATGVTDGDFLKGVRYEGRRIRTFSMVMRSKSGTVRYIEAVHHPKKLCTISGIDYAPECEA encoded by the coding sequence ATGTCAGTTCCAGAACGTAATCTGGCTCTTGAACTTGTTCGCGGAACAGAGGCAGCGGCAATGGCTGCTGGCCGTTGGATGGGGCGGGGCGATAAAAACGCTGCTGACGGAGCGGCTGTTACTGCGATGCGTTATATGCTTAACACTATTGCTATGGATGGCGTAGTTGTCATAGGCGAGGGAGAAAAAGACGAGGCTCCCATGCTTTTTAATGGGGAACGTTTGGGAACAGGGGTCTCCCCTGAGGTCGATATAGCTGTAGATCCAATTGACGGCACACGCTTAACGGCAATGGGACTTCCTGGTGCAATCAGCGTAGTGGCTCTTTCTGAAAAGGGGACAATGTATAATCCCAAAAATATCTTTTATATGAACAAGCTTGCTACGGGGCCTGATGCAGCCGACGTTATTGATATAGAAGCACCTATAGAAGATAATATTAAGAGAGTGGCTGAAAAGAAATCCAAATCTGTCGGTGATGTTACTGTCGTTGTGCTAGACCGTCCACGACATGATGAAGTTAAAACTCGAATTCGTCAAATAGGGGCACGCATAAAGATGATTCCTGATGGAGATGTAGCAGGCGCTCTCCTTACATGCAAGGAGCAAGGTGGAGCCGATCTTCTTGTGGGAATAGGTGGATCTCCTGAAGCAGTCATTACTGCCTGTGCCATCAAATGTCTTGGTGGAAATATGCAATGTAAACTTTGGACGAGAGATGAAAAGGAAGCAGAAGAGAGCAGAGCTTTAGGACTTGATCTCGACGCTGTACTTACTCTTGATGATCTTGTTAAGGGTGACAATGTCTTTTTCGCTGCTACCGGCGTAACAGATGGAGATTTTCTTAAAGGTGTTCGTTATGAAGGCCGGCGTATTCGTACTTTTTCAATGGTTATGCGTTCGAAAAGCGGAACGGTACGCTATATAGAGGCTGTACATCATCCTAAAAAATTATGTACGATCAGTGGTATCGATTACGCTCCTGAATGTGAAGCATAA
- the hypF gene encoding carbamoyltransferase HypF, whose translation MLNIATFLVTGIVQGVGFRPFCARLAEEMGLGGSVKNTSDGVVIKLKGSIEQIQKYISRLQEEKPDASHISSIEYISQETSTAETTESFIIEKSLRLEHQRVLIPPDIATCDDCLREMRDPENRRYRHPFINCTNCGPRYTIIQDLPYDRPLTTMSHFTMCDTCTGEYTTSSNRRYHAQPNACFDCGPSLWLTDHINTTLAQGEEALLKCCSFLKEGKTAAIKGLGGFHLACDPFNDEAVRRMRERKNRKDKPFALMVANVRVAKQLVHLTNTAEKILTSSKRPIVLCPIRKNTRLSPLVAPQQNTLGIMLPYTPLHHLLFEKFDALIMTSANMSDAPIISKNDDALSSLSGLADIFLMHNRDIHMAIDDSVIASQGRDYILIRRARGFVPIPLTALNKGPVILAAGAEMKSTFTLTQDRTIFPGQYLGDLKQIGTVEYYKRALRHFLKLYNLHPQYLVYDLHPQYLSGYLAKDIVKETFKETLGVQHHYAHMAACLLENRFEEPAIGAIFDGTGYGEDGTIWGGEFLIGDLMHYQRKGSLLPCNLPGGEKAVLEPWRYGLALLAHTIGKEEALSLGSSIWPEMKNRLQSQLIIMDESPVTTSCGRFFDGISALLGFCTEITYDGQAAMELESQSYGSGSAPFKIFEKEGFLYLDWRPMVKWMMSNRSLHSKKVLAAAFHGGIAYWTAEMCQLLSQKTGIKHVALSGGVWQNKRLLALTVSYLKQRGLKPLTHHLLSPNDENISVGQAALGLARWGEK comes from the coding sequence ATGCTCAATATCGCGACCTTTCTTGTAACAGGAATAGTTCAAGGAGTAGGATTCCGCCCTTTTTGTGCTCGACTTGCAGAAGAAATGGGACTAGGTGGTTCTGTTAAAAATACTTCTGACGGTGTCGTTATAAAGCTTAAGGGATCTATCGAGCAAATACAGAAGTATATCTCTCGACTACAAGAAGAGAAACCAGACGCCTCGCATATCTCATCAATAGAATATATTTCTCAAGAAACAAGCACAGCGGAAACAACGGAAAGTTTTATCATAGAGAAAAGTCTTCGGCTAGAACACCAGCGGGTGCTTATTCCGCCAGATATCGCCACATGTGACGATTGTCTTCGTGAAATGAGAGACCCTGAAAATCGAAGATATAGACATCCATTTATAAACTGTACGAACTGTGGCCCCCGATACACAATTATACAAGATTTACCTTATGACAGGCCGTTAACAACGATGAGTCACTTTACAATGTGTGATACGTGCACGGGGGAATATACAACATCTTCAAATCGCCGTTATCACGCCCAACCCAACGCATGCTTCGACTGTGGTCCATCGCTATGGCTTACAGACCATATAAACACCACTCTTGCACAAGGTGAAGAAGCTCTTTTAAAATGCTGCTCATTTTTGAAAGAAGGCAAGACAGCTGCTATCAAGGGATTAGGCGGCTTCCATCTCGCCTGCGACCCTTTCAATGATGAGGCTGTGAGGCGAATGAGAGAGCGAAAAAACAGAAAGGATAAGCCTTTTGCTCTTATGGTCGCTAATGTACGAGTAGCCAAGCAATTGGTTCATCTTACGAACACCGCTGAAAAAATTCTCACATCATCAAAAAGACCTATCGTACTTTGCCCTATAAGAAAAAACACGCGGCTCTCTCCCCTCGTCGCTCCACAACAAAACACATTGGGTATCATGCTTCCATACACACCTCTTCACCACTTGTTGTTCGAAAAATTTGATGCTCTTATTATGACAAGTGCCAATATGAGCGATGCTCCTATTATTTCAAAAAATGATGATGCACTTTCATCATTATCTGGCCTCGCAGACATATTTCTCATGCATAACAGAGATATTCATATGGCCATAGACGATTCTGTAATCGCATCGCAAGGGCGAGATTACATTCTCATACGCAGAGCGAGGGGATTTGTTCCCATTCCTCTCACTGCCCTTAATAAAGGACCTGTCATATTAGCAGCTGGAGCAGAAATGAAGTCAACCTTTACTTTGACCCAGGATCGAACTATATTTCCAGGGCAATATCTAGGTGATTTGAAACAAATAGGAACAGTCGAATATTACAAACGAGCGTTACGCCATTTCCTTAAGCTTTACAATTTACACCCGCAATATCTCGTTTATGATCTTCATCCTCAGTATCTTTCTGGTTACTTGGCCAAAGATATAGTTAAAGAAACATTTAAAGAAACTTTGGGAGTTCAACATCATTATGCCCATATGGCTGCTTGCCTTCTCGAAAATCGTTTTGAAGAACCTGCAATAGGGGCCATTTTCGATGGAACAGGCTACGGTGAAGATGGAACAATCTGGGGTGGCGAGTTTCTTATCGGTGATCTCATGCACTATCAAAGAAAAGGTTCACTCCTTCCTTGTAACCTTCCTGGAGGAGAAAAAGCCGTTTTGGAACCGTGGCGATACGGATTGGCGCTCTTGGCACATACGATAGGAAAAGAAGAGGCTCTATCGTTAGGTTCTTCTATTTGGCCAGAAATGAAGAATCGCTTGCAGAGTCAGTTAATTATTATGGACGAATCACCAGTCACAACTTCATGTGGACGGTTTTTCGATGGGATATCGGCCCTTCTCGGATTTTGCACGGAAATTACATACGACGGGCAAGCAGCTATGGAGCTTGAATCTCAATCATACGGGAGCGGGAGTGCTCCTTTTAAAATTTTCGAAAAAGAAGGATTCCTTTATCTGGATTGGCGTCCAATGGTTAAATGGATGATGAGCAATCGTTCGTTACATTCAAAAAAAGTTCTTGCCGCTGCTTTCCATGGAGGCATAGCCTATTGGACAGCTGAAATGTGCCAATTATTATCCCAAAAGACTGGAATTAAACATGTAGCTCTTTCTGGAGGAGTATGGCAAAACAAAAGGCTTCTTGCCTTAACTGTCTCATATCTTAAGCAAAGAGGTCTAAAACCACTTACCCACCATTTACTCTCTCCTAATGATGAAAATATTTCTGTCGGACAGGCAGCTTTAGGTTTGGCCCGATGGGGAGAAAAATAA
- a CDS encoding cob(I)yrinic acid a,c-diamide adenosyltransferase, translating into MNENNEKLRLVHIYMGNGKGKTTAALGLAIRAVGWKMKVGIIQFMKGWPQYGELTSLSRFPEIKLIQTGRPDFVDKKAPLQIDIDEAHRGLVIAREWVEKGLFDLVILDEINVALDYELIELKDVISLLQKRSSHVELVLTGRNPPKDLLPYADLITEMKEIRHPYTKGILGRKGFDY; encoded by the coding sequence ATGAATGAAAATAATGAAAAATTACGGTTGGTCCATATTTATATGGGAAACGGAAAAGGCAAAACCACAGCAGCTTTAGGTTTGGCTATTCGAGCTGTTGGGTGGAAGATGAAGGTCGGAATTATTCAGTTCATGAAAGGGTGGCCTCAATATGGAGAGCTCACCAGTTTATCCCGTTTTCCTGAAATAAAGCTTATTCAGACGGGACGTCCCGATTTTGTCGATAAAAAAGCTCCTCTACAGATCGATATTGACGAAGCGCATCGTGGTCTTGTAATTGCAAGAGAATGGGTAGAAAAAGGACTTTTTGATCTTGTGATTCTTGACGAAATTAACGTTGCGCTTGATTATGAGCTTATTGAATTGAAAGATGTTATCTCGCTTCTACAGAAACGTTCATCACATGTAGAATTAGTTCTTACCGGGCGAAATCCTCCTAAAGATTTGCTTCCCTATGCTGATTTGATTACAGAGATGAAAGAAATTCGTCATCCATACACAAAAGGAATACTTGGTCGAAAAGGTTTTGATTACTGA